A genomic segment from Triticum dicoccoides isolate Atlit2015 ecotype Zavitan chromosome 1A, WEW_v2.0, whole genome shotgun sequence encodes:
- the LOC119272850 gene encoding cell division control protein 48 homolog E-like: MAIHGEPSSSDASGKKDYSMAILERKKSPNRLVVDEATGDENSAVALHPDTMDRLQLFCGDTVLLKGKKRRDTVCIALPDDTCDKTKIRMNKVVRKNLRVRLGDVVSVHPCPDVRYGNHVHILPVDDTIEGISVSLFHAFLRPYFLEAYRPVRKGDLFHVRGGMTSVEFKVIETDPAEYCIVAPDTEIFCDGEPVRREDEEKLDDVGYDDVGGVRKQMAQIRELVELPLRHPQLFKSIGVKPPKGILLYGPPGTGKTLIARAVANETGAFFFLINGPEIMSKLAGESESNLRKAFEEAEKNAPAIIFIDEIDSIAPKREKTNGEVERRIVSQLLTLMDGLKSRAHVIVMGATNRPNSIDPALRRFGRFDREIGIGVPDEVGRLEVLRIHTKNMKLAEDVELEHVSRDTHGYVGADLGALCTEAALQCIREKMDVIDLEDDTIDAEILNSMAVTNDHFKIALGTSNPSALRETVVEVPNVSWEDIGGLESVKRELQETVQYPVEHPEKFEKFGMSPSKGVLFYGPPGCGKTLLAKAIANECQANFISIKGPELLTMWFGESEANVREIFDKARGSAPCVPFFDELDSIATQRGNSVGDAGGAADRVLNQLLTEMDGMNAKKTVFIIGATNRADIIDPALLRPGRLDQLIYIPLPDVESRLQIFRACLRKSPVAKDVDLNALAKYTQGFSGADITEICQRACKYAIRENIEKDMEKERRQKENPEAMEEDDVDEVAEIKAAHFEESMRYARRSVSDADIRKYQAFAQTLQQSRGFGSEFRFPDQPAAGATPATDPFASAAAAAEDDDLYS, from the coding sequence ATGGCGATCCACGGCGAGCCCTCTTCCTCCGATGCGAGCGGGAAGAAGGACTACTCCATGGCGATTCTCGAGAGAAAGAAGTCGCCGAATCGACTGGTGGTCGACGAGGCCACCGGCGACGAGAACTCCGCCGTCGCTCTGCACCCGGACACCATGGACAGGCTGCAGCTCTTCTGCGGCGACACCGTCCTGCTCAAGGGCAAGAAGCGGAGAGACACGGTCTGCATTGCGCTCCCAGACGACACATGCGACAAGACCAAGATCCGGATGAACAAGGTCGTCAGGAAGAACTTGAGGGTCCGGCTCGGCGACGTCGTCTCTGTTCATCCGTGCCCAGACGTCAGATACGGGAATCACGTGCACATACTTCCCGTCGACGACACGATCGAAGGGATCTCCGTTAGCCTGTTCCATGCCTTCTTGAGACCATACTTCCTCGAGGCCTATCGACCCGTCAGAAAAGGGGACCTTTTCCATGTGAGAGGCGGGATGACAAGCGTGGAGTTCAAAGTCATAGAGACTGACCCTGCAGAGTATTGCATCGTTGCACCTGATACAGAGATATTCTGCGATGGTGAGCCTGTCAGGAGGGAGGATGAGGAGAAGCTGGACGACGTTGGCTACGACGATGTCGGTGGAGTGAGGAAGCAGATGGCCCAGATCAGAGAGCTGGTTGAGCTCCCACTGCGCCATCCCCAGCTGTTCAAGTCCATTGGTGTGAAGCCTCCAAAGGGCATCTTGCTGTATGGGCCACCTGGGACTGGCAAGACCCTCATTGCTAGAGCTGTGGCTAATGAAACAGGTGCCTTCTTTTTCCTGATTAATGGCCCAGAGATTATGTCGAAGCTAGCCGGAGAAAGTGAGAGCAACCTCAGAAAGGCGTTTGAGGAGGCTGAGAAGAACGCGCCGGCCATCATCTTCATCGATGAGATTGATTCCATAGCCCCAAAGAGAGAAAAGACCAACGGAGAAGTCGAAAGGCGTATTGTTTCGCAGCTGCTCACTCTTATGGATGGGCTTAAATCCCGTGCACATGTTATTGTTATGGGTGCTACGAACCGCCCGAACAGCATCGACCCTGCTCTCAGAAGATTTGGTAGGTTTGACCGCGAGATCGGCATTGGGGTCCCTGATGAAGTTGGACGGCTTGAGGTTCTCCGGATTCACACTAAAAACATGAAGCTTGCTGAAGATGTTGAGCTGGAGCATGTTTCGAGGGATACTCATGGGTATGTGGGCGCCGATCTCGGTGCCCTTTGTACTGAGGCTGCTCTCCAGTGCATTCGTGAGAAGATGGATGTCATAGACCTCGAGGATGACACCATTGATGCAGAGATACTGAATTCCATGGCTGTCACGAACGACCATTTCAAGATTGCACTAGGGACAAGCAATCCATCTGCTCTTCGTGAAACTGTTGTTGAAGTCCCAAATGTCTCTTGGGAGGATATTGGTGGCCTGGAGAGCGTCAAAAGGGAGCTGCAGGAGACCGTCCAGTATCCCGTGGAGCATCCGGAGAAATTTGAGAAGTTTGGTATGTCTCCCTCCAAAGGTGTTCTGTTCTATGGACCTCCGGGCTGTGGTAAGACCTTGTTGGCCAAGGCAATTGCTAACGAGTGCCAGGCTAACTTTATCAGTATCAAAGGACCAGAACTGCTTACCATGTGGTTTGGTGAGAGTGAGGCCAATGTGCGTGAGATTTTCGACAAGGCTAGGGGGTCAGCGCCATGCGTCCCCTTCTTTGATGAACTTGACTCAATTGCCACTCAGAGAGGGAACAGTGTTGGTGATGCTGGAGGTGCCGCTGATAGAGTGCTGAATCAGCTTCTTACCGAGATGGACGGAATGAATGCCAAGAAAACTGTGTTCATCATCGGTGCTACCAACAGGGCAGACATCATAGACCCTGCCTTGCTTAGGCCTGGACGCCTTGATCAGCTTATCTACATTCCTCTGCCTGATGTTGAATCCAGGCTCCAGATCTTCAGAGCCTGCCTCAGGAAGTCTCCTGTGGCCAAAGATGTTGACCTAAATGCTCTCGCCAAATACACACAGGGGTTCAGCGGTGCAGATATCACTGAAATCTGCCAGCGTGCATGCAAATATGCCATCAGAGAAAACATTGAAAAGGACATGGAAAAGGAGAGGAGGCAGAAGGAAAACCCTGAAGCCATGGAGGAAGACGATGTGGATGAGGTCGCTGAGATCAAGGCTGCTCACTTCGAGGAGAGCATGAGGTATGCTCGCCGGAGTGTGAGTGATGCTGATATTCGCAAATACCAGGCCTTTGCTCAGACGCTGCAGCAGTCCCGTGGTTTCGGCAGTGAGTTCCGATTCCCTGACCAGCCTGCGGCAGGTGCTACCCCTGCGACCGATCCTTTTGCATCCGCTGCCGCGGCAGCTGAAGACGATGATTTGTACAGTTAA